Proteins co-encoded in one Nicotiana sylvestris chromosome 7, ASM39365v2, whole genome shotgun sequence genomic window:
- the LOC104233292 gene encoding indole-3-acetate O-methyltransferase 1-like, whose amino-acid sequence MAPLGDNKDNVVVSNLKLERMLSMKGGKGEASYVNNSQAQAQHARSMLHLLKDTLDGVQLSSPEIPFVIADLGCSCGSNTIFIIDVIVEHMSKRYEALGQQPPEFSAFFSDLPSNDFNTLFQLLPPLANNGCGSMEECLASNSHRSYFAAGVPGSFYRRLFPARSIDVFYSAFSLHWLSQVPEIVLDKRSAAYNKGKIYIHGANESTANAYRKQFQTDLANFLGARSKEMKRGGSMFLACLGRTSVDPTDQGGAGLLFGTHFQDAWDDLVQEGLITSDKRDKFNIPVYAPSIQDFKEVVEANGSFVINNLQVFRGGSPLVVNHPDDAAEIGRALANSCRSVSGVLVDAHIGEQLSDELFSLVEIRASRHAKELLQNLQFFHIVASLSLV is encoded by the exons ATGGCTCCCTTAGGAGACAATAAAGATAACGTTGTTGTTTccaacttgaaacttgaaagaaTGCTTAGCATGAAAGGAGGCAAAGGAGAGGCTAGTTATGTTAATAACTCTCAAGCTCAG GCGCAACATGCACGATCAATGCTGCACCTTTTGAAAGACACACTTGACGGAGTCCAGCTAAGCTCGCCGGAGATTCCATTCGTAATTGCCGACTTAGGTTGTTCTTGTGGCAGCAACACCATTTTCATTATCGACGTCATCGTTGAACACATGAGCAAGCGTTACGAAGCATTAGGCCAACAGCCACCTGAATTCTCTGCATTTTTTTCTGATCTTCCTTCCAATGACTTCAACACTCTGTTTCAATTGCTGCCGCCTTTGGCCAATAATGGTTGCGGCAGTATGGAGGAATGCTTAGCTTCCAATAGCCACCGCTCTTACTTTGCCGCCGGTGTTCCGGGTTCATTTTACCGGCGTCTATTTCCGGCCAGATCCATTGACGTTTTCTATTCTGCATTTTCTTTGCACTGGCTCTCTCAG GTGCCAGAAATAGTGTTGGACAAGAGATCAGCAGCGTACAACAAAGGAAAGATATACATACATGGAGCAAATGAGAGCACAGCTAATGCTTACAGAAAACAATTCCAGACTGATTTGGCAAATTTCCTAGGGGCAAGGTCCAAGGAAATGAAGAGAGGGGGTTCTATGTTCTTAGCCTGCTTAGGAAGAACTTCTGTAGACCCCACAGACCAAGGTGGGGCCGGACTTCTCTTTGGGACCCATTTTCAAGATGCTTGGGATGATCTTGTCCAAGAG GGCCTAATTACAAGTGATAAGAGGGACAAGTTCAACATTCCAGTGTATGCACCCAGCATTCAAGATTTCAAGGAAGTGGTGGAAGCCAACGGTTCATTCGTCATTAACAATCTTCAAGTTTTCAGGGGAGGAAGCCCTTTGGTCGTCAACCATCCCGACGATGCGGCAGAAATCGGACGAGCACTCGCCAACAGCTGCAGAAGCGTTAGCGGTGTGCTCGTCGACGCCCACATCGGCGAACAGCTCAGTGATGAGCTGTTCTCCCTAGTGGAGATTCGAGCCTCGCGCCATGCGAAAGAGCTTCTTCAAAATCTTCAGTTTTTTCACATTGTTGCTTCCCTTTCTCTTGTGTAG
- the LOC104233298 gene encoding uncharacterized protein: MVKVQDLLEQFQEWSITHIPREDNTEANALANLGSSTGIKGSKSATVVKLMNSVLDTNGYYGVNLASLVWDWRNGIIDYLEHGKFPKDPKAPWALRAKAACYSFKKGQLYRKSFQSPLAQCLRASEANYVMREVHERICGNHLGADSLVLKLVRVGYYWPRMEQDAKDLV; encoded by the coding sequence ATGGTAAAGGTCCAGGATTTGTTGGAACAATTCCAGGAGTGGTCAATTACTCATATCCCAAGGGAGGATAACACGGAAGCAAATGCATTGGCAAACTTGGGCTCATCGACAGGAATCAAGGGATCGAAATCAGCAACGGTAGTAAAACTGATGAATTCAGTCCTTGATACTAATGGTTACTATGGGGTGAATTTGGCTAGTTTGGTCTGGGATTGGAGAAATGGAATAATTGACTATCTAGAGCACGGGAAGTTTCCCAAAGACCCTAAAGCACCATGGGCGTTACGCGCCAAAGCTGCATGTTATAGCTTCAAGAAAGGCCAATTGTATAGAAAATCCTTCCAAAGCCCATTGGCCCAGTGCTTAAGAGCGTCAGAAGCTAattatgtcatgagagaagtccATGAAAGGATATGCGGAAATCACTTGGGTGCAGATTCTTTGGTGCTAAAATTAGTTCGGGTAGGATATTACTGGCCCCGCATGGAACAAGATGCCAAAGACTTAGTGTga